Proteins encoded in a region of the Flammeovirga yaeyamensis genome:
- a CDS encoding glycoside hydrolase family 2 protein, which produces MKNLFYLVCFFFLISTQSIDARTIENINNEWQYLEKPYQTIEQLMNDDEWKEINLPHSWNSEDAVDLIPGYRRSVSWYKKVLKFEGLSDKRRFLYFEGVNITTKVYVNGTFAGRHVGGYLGFKIELTKLLKEGENEVIVKVDNSYNRQVIPSQKSDFFIYGGITRDVWLETVSPNFIEDVKVTLGDVNHKQANIQFDIQLNEQEQLNNSLIIKVINPQGNVVKTIKSKVNQVVCEKVKINHPELWSTTSPNLYTVSVELLHQKKVVDTTSDTFGIRWFEFTKNGPFYLNGERLLLRGTHRHEEHAGVGPAMTNEMHREDMEIIKSMGANFVRLAHYPQDPEIYKACDELGILVWDELPWCRGGVGDDVWKKNTKQMLKEIIDQNYNHPSIIIWSLGNEIYWLPDFEGGDDEKEMNAFLTELNDLSHQLDPTRKTAIRKYYAGASIVDVFSPSIWSGWYSGSYTNYKNVVDKSIQDYNHFLHMEYGGSSHLGRHTETPITGEGKIQADHWEEEVNQLEVTSISKIGDWSENYIVDLFDWYLSVSEKHDQFAGSAQWAFKDFGTPLRPENDIPYINQKGLLDRAGNPKDAFYVFKSYWSDEPFSYIESHTWTERSGMKGKPRNVCVYSNNQEVEFFINGESQGKKKRDLKKFPACGLNWDIQFNEGENQLLSIGYTDGKEVSRDSMVVNYSFEKAGTPVELQLISQLLDNGNYLVTVTAKDKEGRRCLDYEERVYFQCLYGGELIRNLGTPTGSESIKMANGKAAIEVKAYPASEKITMSVLNQYFKGSYLNINVKKDI; this is translated from the coding sequence ATGAAAAATCTATTTTATCTGGTGTGTTTCTTCTTTCTAATTTCAACCCAATCAATTGATGCTAGAACGATAGAGAACATAAATAATGAATGGCAGTATTTAGAAAAGCCTTATCAAACTATCGAGCAATTGATGAATGATGATGAGTGGAAAGAAATCAACTTACCTCATTCTTGGAATTCGGAAGATGCCGTAGACTTAATTCCTGGCTACAGAAGATCTGTAAGCTGGTATAAAAAGGTATTAAAGTTCGAAGGGTTATCAGATAAAAGAAGATTTTTATACTTCGAGGGGGTGAACATTACCACAAAAGTATATGTAAATGGGACATTTGCAGGACGACATGTGGGAGGTTATTTAGGGTTTAAAATTGAACTGACAAAACTGCTAAAAGAGGGAGAAAACGAGGTAATTGTGAAGGTAGACAACAGTTACAATAGACAGGTTATCCCTTCTCAAAAATCAGATTTTTTTATATATGGAGGAATCACTAGAGATGTTTGGTTGGAGACAGTATCTCCCAATTTTATTGAAGATGTGAAAGTCACATTGGGAGATGTAAACCATAAGCAAGCCAATATTCAATTCGATATACAGTTAAACGAGCAAGAGCAACTAAACAATAGTTTAATTATTAAAGTGATAAATCCACAGGGGAATGTGGTAAAGACCATCAAAAGTAAGGTAAATCAAGTTGTGTGTGAAAAAGTAAAGATTAATCATCCTGAATTGTGGAGTACCACTTCCCCTAACTTATATACTGTATCAGTAGAACTTTTACATCAGAAAAAAGTCGTTGATACCACTTCAGATACTTTTGGTATACGATGGTTTGAGTTTACGAAAAATGGACCTTTCTACCTTAATGGTGAGCGATTACTGTTAAGAGGAACGCACAGGCATGAAGAACATGCAGGGGTTGGTCCGGCGATGACTAATGAAATGCATCGCGAGGACATGGAGATCATAAAAAGCATGGGAGCCAATTTTGTACGATTGGCCCATTATCCTCAAGATCCAGAAATTTACAAAGCATGCGATGAGTTGGGAATATTAGTTTGGGACGAATTGCCCTGGTGTAGAGGGGGTGTGGGTGATGATGTTTGGAAAAAGAATACCAAACAGATGTTGAAAGAGATTATTGATCAGAATTATAATCACCCTAGTATTATCATTTGGTCCTTAGGAAATGAGATCTATTGGCTTCCTGATTTCGAGGGAGGAGATGATGAAAAAGAAATGAATGCGTTTTTAACAGAGCTCAATGATTTATCACATCAGTTAGATCCAACAAGAAAGACGGCTATTAGAAAGTACTATGCGGGTGCATCTATTGTAGATGTATTTAGCCCTTCCATTTGGTCGGGTTGGTACAGTGGATCATATACCAATTATAAGAATGTAGTAGACAAATCTATTCAAGATTATAATCATTTTCTGCATATGGAATATGGCGGATCAAGTCATTTAGGCAGACACACAGAGACGCCAATTACTGGCGAAGGAAAAATTCAAGCTGATCATTGGGAAGAAGAGGTGAATCAATTGGAAGTAACCAGTATTTCTAAAATTGGCGATTGGAGTGAGAATTACATTGTAGATCTTTTCGATTGGTATTTAAGTGTGAGCGAAAAACATGATCAGTTTGCTGGAAGTGCTCAATGGGCTTTTAAAGATTTTGGAACACCGCTTCGACCTGAAAACGACATTCCTTATATCAACCAAAAAGGCTTGTTGGATCGAGCTGGAAATCCAAAAGATGCTTTTTATGTATTCAAAAGTTACTGGTCAGATGAACCATTCTCTTATATAGAATCTCATACTTGGACCGAAAGAAGTGGGATGAAAGGGAAGCCTAGAAATGTTTGTGTGTATAGTAACAACCAAGAAGTGGAGTTTTTTATTAATGGAGAAAGCCAAGGGAAAAAGAAAAGAGATCTAAAGAAGTTTCCTGCTTGTGGACTGAATTGGGACATTCAGTTTAACGAGGGAGAAAATCAGTTACTATCTATAGGTTATACCGATGGGAAAGAAGTATCGAGAGATTCTATGGTAGTGAATTATAGTTTTGAAAAGGCAGGAACACCGGTTGAACTTCAGTTAATAAGTCAACTACTTGATAATGGAAATTACTTAGTGACCGTCACTGCGAAAGATAAAGAAGGAAGAAGGTGTTTGGATTATGAAGAAAGAGTGTACTTCCAATGTTTATATGGAGGTGAGTTAATCAGAAACTTAGGAACGCCAACAGGAAGTGAATCCATCAAAATGGCCAATGGAAAAGCGGCAATAGAAGTAAAAGCTTATCCGGCATCAGAAAAGATTACAATGAGTGTATTGAACCAATATTTTAAAGGTTCATACCTAAATATAAATGTGAAAAAAGATATTTAA